Proteins encoded in a region of the Lathamus discolor isolate bLatDis1 chromosome Z, bLatDis1.hap1, whole genome shotgun sequence genome:
- the LOC136005936 gene encoding hydrocephalus-inducing protein-like has product QPLKTGESTGHLVLQSSDLGSLSYNLQLKATSSRPEKPVYFRTTLGSRQTITTKIRNFAQQETEYLLQTDCADFRTAKSISAAPASAGGSELNVEVTFEPCHLGKAKATLQLSSALGGQYCIPLIGLALPPEPQGPFLIPAGGTTSISFRNVFPRATAFQYAVKHPAFSVRAPEMLRAKSSTTITVSFTGGPAPVTSRLATSATWPVARPPGP; this is encoded by the exons cagcccctgaaaacgggtgagagcaccgggcacctggtgctccagagcagcgacttgggctctctgtcttacaacctgcagctgaaagccacctcgagcaggccagagaagcccgtgtatttccgcaccacgctgggctcccgtcagaccatcaccaccaaaatacggaattttgcccagcaggagaccgagtacctcctacag ACCGACTGTGCCGACTTCCGGAcggcaaaatccatcagtgcggcacccgccagcgctgggggctcggagctgaatgtggaagtgacctttgagccctgccacctgggcaaagccaaggccacgttgcagctcagctctgcactgggcgggcagtactgcatcccactcatcggccttgcgctgccccctgaaccccagggccccttcctcatcccagccggcggcaccacctccatctccttcaggaacgtCTTCCCGAGGGCCACGGCGTTCCAGTATGCCGTAAAGCACCCGGCCTTCAGCGTCAGGGCCCCCGAGATGCTGCgcgccaagagcagcaccaccatcaccgtctccttcacgggcggcccggctcctgtcaccagcaggctg gcgacctctgcgacatggccagtggcaagaccccccggcccatga